Proteins encoded by one window of Blautia argi:
- a CDS encoding DUF2399 domain-containing protein produces the protein MLLLDLLKEDHSFWYAGDFDPEGLLIAQNLKERYKTAPHIRKPCWKFIRKEHEDLQTALPKPRTCRILNTYSILFTKEIHP, from the coding sequence TTGCTTCTTTTAGATTTGCTGAAAGAAGATCATAGCTTCTGGTATGCCGGGGATTTTGACCCGGAAGGACTTTTGATTGCACAGAACTTAAAGGAACGGTATAAAACAGCGCCGCATATCAGGAAGCCATGCTGGAAATTTATCAGGAAGGAACATGAGGATTTACAAACAGCATTGCCAAAGCCCCGTACCTGCCGTATACTGAATACATATTCAATATTATTTACAAAGGAGATACACCCATGA
- a CDS encoding ABC transporter ATP-binding protein — protein MTKTLKRLAGYYKPYKGLFFSDMFFAILGAGITLVIPLLVRYITSTVVYLPSDKSTDMIVKLGIFMIVLVLIEAFCNFYIAYYGHIMGASIERDMRNEIFSHYQKLSFAFYDNQKVGHLLSRITADLFDISELLHHGPEDLVISIIKFVGAFGILMFINVRLALAAFLFIPFLILYAVYFNKKMKRAFRENRARIADINTQIEDSLSGIRVVKSFANEKVEMKKFRQGNERFVNSKKLSYKYMGTYNSGMGAFTTLITISVLLTGAFYLTKGEMPVEDLVTVLLYINNFTDPVKKLITFTEQFQNGYSGYSRFLEIMAVAPDIQDALDAEEVSDVKGAIDFENVSFAYEGTQEKVLSHVNLKVKAGEYVALVGSSGAGKTTLCSLIPRFYDVTEGRVLLDGEDIRELKLQSLRNQIGIVQQDVYLFAGTVMENIRYGKPDATDEEVIRAAKAANAHEFIMELEQGYDTDIGQRGVKLSGGQKQRLSIARVFLKNPPILIFDEATSALDNESEKIVQQSLENLAKDRTTFVIAHRLSTIRKAQRILVLTEDGIAEEGTHEELMKKNGIYSSLYKLSFA, from the coding sequence ATGACAAAAACACTAAAACGTCTGGCAGGATATTACAAGCCCTACAAGGGACTGTTCTTTTCGGATATGTTCTTTGCCATTCTCGGGGCAGGAATCACCCTGGTGATTCCGCTGCTTGTGCGGTATATTACCAGCACAGTTGTTTACCTTCCGTCAGATAAGTCAACCGACATGATTGTAAAGCTGGGAATTTTTATGATTGTGCTGGTGCTGATAGAAGCATTTTGTAACTTTTACATTGCCTATTACGGACACATTATGGGCGCCAGTATTGAGCGGGATATGAGAAATGAGATTTTCAGCCATTATCAGAAATTATCCTTTGCTTTTTACGACAACCAGAAAGTGGGACATTTGTTGTCCAGAATCACAGCAGATTTATTCGATATCAGCGAATTGCTTCACCACGGCCCTGAAGATTTGGTGATTTCCATTATTAAATTTGTAGGCGCATTCGGAATTTTAATGTTTATCAATGTGCGTTTGGCTTTGGCAGCATTTCTGTTTATTCCCTTTTTGATTCTTTACGCTGTCTATTTTAACAAAAAGATGAAAAGGGCATTCCGGGAAAACAGAGCTAGAATTGCAGACATTAACACCCAGATTGAGGATAGTCTTTCTGGTATCCGCGTGGTAAAATCCTTTGCCAATGAAAAAGTAGAGATGAAGAAATTCCGCCAGGGAAATGAGCGGTTTGTAAACTCTAAGAAACTCAGCTACAAATATATGGGAACCTACAACAGCGGTATGGGGGCATTTACTACTCTGATTACCATTTCCGTGCTGCTGACAGGGGCCTTTTATCTCACAAAAGGAGAAATGCCGGTAGAGGATTTGGTAACCGTGCTTTTGTATATCAATAACTTTACAGACCCGGTGAAAAAGCTGATTACCTTTACCGAGCAGTTCCAGAATGGATATAGCGGGTATTCTCGTTTCCTGGAAATTATGGCGGTTGCCCCGGATATCCAGGATGCGCTGGACGCAGAAGAGGTGTCTGATGTAAAAGGCGCCATTGATTTTGAAAATGTATCCTTTGCCTATGAAGGAACGCAGGAAAAGGTATTAAGCCATGTGAACTTAAAGGTAAAAGCAGGGGAATATGTGGCGCTGGTAGGAAGTTCCGGCGCAGGAAAAACCACTCTTTGCAGTCTGATTCCCCGCTTCTATGATGTGACAGAAGGTCGGGTGCTTTTGGATGGAGAGGATATCCGAGAGCTGAAGCTGCAAAGTCTGAGAAATCAGATAGGAATTGTGCAGCAGGACGTATATTTGTTTGCAGGCACGGTTATGGAAAATATTCGTTACGGAAAGCCGGACGCTACAGATGAGGAAGTGATTCGGGCGGCAAAGGCAGCCAATGCCCATGAATTTATCATGGAATTGGAACAGGGATATGATACGGATATTGGTCAAAGAGGCGTGAAGCTTTCCGGAGGGCAGAAGCAACGTTTGTCCATTGCCAGAGTTTTTCTGAAAAATCCGCCGATTCTGATTTTTGATGAGGCAACTTCTGCCCTGGATAATGAAAGTGAAAAAATTGTGCAGCAATCCCTGGAAAATCTGGCAAAAGACAGAACTACCTTTGTCATTGCCCACAGACTTTCCACCATTCGCAAGGCACAGAGAATTCTGGTGCTGACCGAGGACGGTATTGCAGAAGAAGGAACCCATGAGGAGCTTATGAAAAAGAACGGTATTTACAGCAGTCTGTATAAGCTGTCCTTTGCATAA
- a CDS encoding TIGR02677 family protein, whose product MRVQEKMKKPVLEAKYLNVENTDRYRPIIRLFYLKYEKLKYWLYQEEVFEELKEDPYFEEYTMEQCQQDLAALTSWGNLVTIQDTRKVTTIEEFKNKKFRYQLSETAVEIERMVIRLENLFIEGSSLEPTLLERIRLNLGKIEEMAEKEEEKLYSWWNDLNNDFIRLNQNYQDYMRELNSVKAEEMMRTREILLFKDRLMEYLRSFVKSLQIHMTAIEQELGNVNKGAVRRILERVTAYEVSIPRIDVEVEEQMIYEKISGRWKSLVEWFVGKEGQESEAGKVFDTTHQSAACLCSRLCQRVAQACRIASFRFAERRS is encoded by the coding sequence ATGAGAGTTCAGGAAAAGATGAAAAAGCCGGTGTTGGAGGCAAAATATCTGAATGTGGAAAACACAGACAGATACCGCCCCATCATTCGGCTTTTTTATTTAAAGTATGAAAAACTGAAATACTGGCTGTATCAGGAGGAGGTCTTTGAGGAATTAAAGGAAGACCCGTATTTTGAAGAATATACCATGGAGCAGTGTCAGCAGGATCTGGCAGCCCTGACTTCCTGGGGAAATTTGGTGACGATTCAGGATACCAGAAAGGTTACCACCATTGAAGAATTCAAAAACAAGAAATTTCGGTATCAGCTTTCCGAAACGGCAGTAGAAATTGAGCGTATGGTGATTCGGCTTGAAAATCTCTTTATAGAAGGCTCTTCCCTGGAGCCGACGCTTTTGGAACGAATCCGTTTGAATCTGGGGAAAATAGAGGAAATGGCTGAAAAAGAAGAAGAGAAGCTGTATAGCTGGTGGAATGACCTAAACAATGATTTTATTCGCCTGAATCAGAATTATCAGGACTATATGCGAGAATTAAACAGCGTAAAAGCAGAGGAAATGATGAGAACCAGAGAAATCCTGCTGTTTAAAGACAGGCTTATGGAATATCTGCGCTCTTTTGTCAAAAGCCTTCAGATTCATATGACAGCCATTGAGCAGGAATTAGGAAATGTAAACAAAGGAGCTGTGAGAAGAATCTTGGAAAGAGTAACAGCTTATGAGGTTTCTATTCCGCGTATTGATGTGGAAGTTGAGGAACAGATGATTTATGAAAAAATAAGTGGAAGATGGAAAAGTCTGGTAGAATGGTTTGTGGGAAAGGAGGGACAGGAGTCAGAAGCAGGTAAGGTTTTTGATACGACTCATCAATCAGCAGCCTGCCTGTGCAGCCGTCTGTGTCAGCGGGTAGCCCAGGCTTGCCGCATTGCTTCTTTTAGATTTGCTGAAAGAAGATCATAG
- a CDS encoding DUF1700 domain-containing protein: MNRQEFLRILRETLQSRLTPQETEQHVEYYRTYIEEEIREGKTEMEILDVLGDPRLIARTILDTTVSSGNTQQQDYYEESRTEACEGEHTKVPDTAKRILYLCVGIAITFAVLFFIVRLVIFLLPVALAAGAVFLVISYLKKR, encoded by the coding sequence ATGAACAGACAGGAATTTTTAAGAATACTCAGAGAAACTCTGCAGAGCCGCCTGACGCCTCAGGAAACAGAGCAGCATGTGGAGTATTACAGAACCTATATAGAAGAAGAAATCCGGGAGGGAAAGACGGAAATGGAAATTCTTGATGTGCTGGGAGATCCCAGATTAATTGCCAGAACCATTCTGGATACAACAGTTTCTTCCGGAAACACACAGCAACAGGATTATTATGAAGAAAGCCGGACAGAAGCCTGTGAGGGGGAGCATACAAAAGTCCCGGATACTGCAAAGAGGATTTTATACCTCTGCGTTGGAATTGCCATTACCTTTGCGGTTTTGTTCTTTATTGTGCGCCTGGTGATATTTCTTCTGCCTGTAGCGCTGGCAGCAGGGGCTGTTTTTCTGGTGATTTCTTATCTTAAGAAGCGATAG
- a CDS encoding pyridoxal phosphate-dependent aminotransferase, with amino-acid sequence MIAEKMKKLVNNSSAIRAMFEEGKKMAEKYGAENVYDFSLGNPNVPAPAEVKEAILKELEEEDSLMLHGYMSNSGYEDVREAVAQSLNQRFGTAFDQKNIVMTVGAAGGLNVILKTLLNPGDEVMVIAPYFGEYNSYVANYDGKVVVVSPNTDTFQPNLTELEEKITEKTKAVIVNSPNNPTGVVYSEEIIQKMADILEKKQSRFQSDIYLISDEPYRELAYDGVEVPYLTKYYRNTIVAYSFSKSLSLPGERIGYLVIPDEAADGSEIQAAANVATRILGYVNAPSLMQKAVARCLDARADVPYYNRNRETLYNGLRELGFSCIKPQGAFYLFVKSPVEDEKIFCEAAKKYHILLVPGSSFACPGYVRIAYCVSYETIVNAMPGFQKLAEEF; translated from the coding sequence ATGATAGCAGAGAAAATGAAAAAACTTGTAAATAACAGCTCAGCCATTCGTGCCATGTTTGAGGAAGGAAAGAAAATGGCAGAAAAGTACGGCGCGGAAAACGTCTATGATTTCAGCCTTGGAAATCCCAATGTTCCGGCGCCTGCTGAGGTAAAGGAAGCAATTTTAAAGGAACTGGAGGAAGAAGATTCCCTTATGCTTCATGGCTACATGAGCAACAGTGGATACGAAGATGTCAGAGAGGCTGTGGCACAGTCCTTAAATCAGCGGTTTGGAACTGCTTTTGACCAGAAGAATATTGTTATGACAGTGGGAGCGGCAGGGGGGTTGAACGTAATACTTAAGACCCTCTTAAATCCCGGGGACGAAGTCATGGTCATTGCCCCGTATTTTGGGGAATACAATTCCTATGTGGCAAATTATGACGGCAAGGTAGTGGTTGTCAGTCCGAATACAGATACCTTCCAGCCCAATCTTACAGAGCTGGAGGAAAAGATTACGGAGAAAACAAAAGCTGTGATTGTCAACTCGCCAAACAATCCCACAGGCGTGGTGTATTCAGAGGAAATCATTCAGAAAATGGCGGACATTCTGGAGAAGAAGCAGAGCCGGTTTCAGAGTGATATTTATCTGATTTCTGATGAACCCTACCGGGAGCTGGCATACGATGGGGTAGAAGTGCCGTATCTGACAAAATATTACAGAAATACGATTGTGGCATATTCCTTCAGCAAATCTCTTTCTCTTCCGGGAGAACGTATTGGTTATCTGGTGATTCCGGACGAGGCGGCAGACGGCAGCGAGATTCAGGCAGCAGCGAATGTTGCCACCAGAATTCTGGGATATGTCAATGCACCATCGCTTATGCAGAAGGCAGTGGCAAGATGTCTGGACGCAAGGGCAGATGTGCCTTATTATAACAGAAACAGGGAAACCCTTTATAATGGCTTAAGGGAACTGGGATTTTCCTGTATTAAACCACAGGGTGCCTTTTATCTGTTTGTGAAATCTCCGGTAGAAGATGAAAAGATTTTCTGTGAGGCAGCGAAAAAATATCATATACTACTGGTTCCCGGGTCTTCCTTTGCCTGTCCCGGGTATGTACGGATTGCATACTGCGTATCCTATGAAACCATTGTAAATGCAATGCCTGGCTTCCAAAAACTGGCAGAGGAATTTTAG